A part of Entelurus aequoreus isolate RoL-2023_Sb linkage group LG03, RoL_Eaeq_v1.1, whole genome shotgun sequence genomic DNA contains:
- the LOC133646694 gene encoding alpha-1,6-mannosyl-glycoprotein 2-beta-N-acetylglucosaminyltransferase-like, producing the protein MNRLICINTGGAQSNHWYRKHRRLARTTAGLQLHSSKDKHDWSPLVTVGQLVHVGINALRMFPNFVFWSTSNTFLWTILEVVVDNTKESACFLFETWRYCNAGCQRTECTCLKLSNERQKLCSKEYHGTSRRLNSGKMRFRLAKKNLFLLVCVSLAVWTLLLSTRALSVSERQGANGSLQRSRVEVGGSLPQLTASIHSANHQQLVGNAHKFPSEPELVVVVQVHEAPQHLRLLVESLEKAAQVHKFLLVFSHDFFSAEIDAIVQGITFCKVLQIYFPFSTQLFPKEFPGQDPRDCQRNTSRENARRSGCLNAEHPDVHGHYREAGVTQRKHHWWWKLHFVWERVKVMQGYDGSVLLLEENNYVLPDLFHFYTAMVDLKKSSCQDCDLLALGSHQDRSNFSNHVSTGWMSTKTSVGLALDRDVYYKMMGCAKDFCTYDDYNWDWTLQHLSGSCLSKPLKVLAAQGARVLHTGDGGPDVASQKVEEMAKDGLFPPSLVLGTSEAARLNTQVKNGGWGDVRDHVLCRNYAKLL; encoded by the exons ATGAATCGATTAATTTGCATTAATACCGGTGGAGCCCAGTCCAACCATTGGTATCGAAAACATCGACGTTTGGCTCGAACCACCGCTGGTCTCCAGTTACACAGCAGTAAGGACAAACATGATTGGTCACCTCTAGTGACTGTGGGCCAACTTGTACACGTCGGCATCAACGCGCTGCGGATGTTCCCAAACTTCGTCTTTTGGTCaacatcaaacacttttttgtggaCAATACTTGAAGTTGTTGTGGATAATACCAAAGAGTCCGCTTGCTTCCTGTTCGAGACATGGCGGTACTGTAACGCAGG GTGTCAAAGGACAGAATGTACTTGCCTAAAGTTGTCAAATGAAAGGCAAAAGTTGTGTTCCAAAGAGTATCATGGGACCTCTCGACGTTTGAACTCGGGCAAGATGAGATTTCGGTTGGCCAAGAAAAACCTTTTCCTGCTCGTGTGCGTCTCCTTGGCGGTGTGGACTCTTCTGCTGTCCACGCGTGCGCTGTCGGTGTCCGAGCGCCAGGGAGCAAACGGGAGCCTCCAGAGATCGCGGGTGGAGGTGGGAGGCTCTCTGCCACAGTTGACGGCGTCCATCCACTCTGCCAATCACCAGCAGCTTGTTGGGAACGCGCACAAGTTTCCTTCGGAGCCTGAGCTGGTGGTGGTCGTGCAGGTCCACGAGGCTCCACAACACCTGCGACTCCTCGTGGAGTCCCTGGAGAAAGCAGCACAGGTCCACAAGTTCCTCCTCGTCTTCAGCCACGACTTCTTCTCGGCGGAAATCGACGCCATTGTGCAAGGCATCACTTTCTGCAAGGTGCTGCAGATTTATTTCCCGTTCAGCACGCAGCTGTTTCCCAAGGAGTTTCCCGGGCAGGATCCACGGGACTGCCAGCGGAACACGAGCAGAGAAAACGCCCGCAGAAGCGGATGTCTGAACGCGGAACACCCGGACGTGCACGGACATTACAGAGAGGCCGGCGTGACGCAGCGCAAACATCACTGGTGGTGGAAGCTTCACTTTGTGTGGGAGAGGGTGAAGGTCATGCAGGGCTACGATGGCTCGGTCCTCCTCCTGGAGGAGAACAACTACGTCTTGCCAGACTTGTTCCACTTCTACACGGCCATGGTGGACCTGAAGAAAAGCAGCTGCCAGGACTGTGACCTGCTGGCGTTGGGGAGCCACCAAGACCGGAGCAACTTTAGCAACCACGTGAGCACAGGATGGATGTCCACCAAGACCAGCGTGGGCCTGGCACTGGACAGGGACGTGTACTACAAGATGATGGGCTGCGCCAAGGACTTCTGCACGTACGACGACTACAACTGGGACTGGACTCTGCAGCACCTCTCAGGAAGCTGCCTCTCCAAGCCCCTCAAAGTGCTCGCCGCTCAGGGCGCCAGGGTTCTTCACACGGGAGACGGTGGGCCAGACGTGGCCTCACAGAAGGTGGAGGAGATGGCCAAAGATGGCCTCTTCCCGCCGTCTCTGGTCCTTGGCACCTCTGAAGCAGCGCGCCTCAACACGCAGGTGAAGAACGGAGGCTGGGGCGACGTGCGGGACCACGTTCTGTGCAGAAACTATGCCAAACTTCTCTGA